The Megalops cyprinoides isolate fMegCyp1 chromosome 9, fMegCyp1.pri, whole genome shotgun sequence genome has a window encoding:
- the LOC118782668 gene encoding P2Y purinoceptor 2-like produces the protein MAALNDSSEANESSPYRCQFDEDFKYILLPVSYGLVFLVGLVLNVLAMYVIVFRTKRWKSSTIYMFNLTVCDTLYILTLPFLIYYYADENDWPFSEPFCKVIRFLFYANLYGSILFLCCISLHRFLGVCYPMRSLRWASARHARLVSVGVWVTVVGFQAPVLYFSRTREFGDEKTCYDTTSEELFDDFLVYSSVISVLLFCVPFMVVMVCYGLMVRKLLEPTAGGASSLRSKQKSVKMIVIVLAAFMLCFLPFHLTRSLYYSFRYLDERISCDLLEASSMAYKVTRPLASANSCLDPILYFLAGQGFRSNLMVTKKNRQTRRAGTVKSSTTQL, from the coding sequence ATGGCTGCTCTCAACGACTCCAGCGAGGCCAACGAGAGCAGCCCTTACCGCTGCCAGTTCGACGAGGACTTCAAGTACATCCTCCTGCCGGTCAGCTACGGCCTGGTCTTCCTGGTGGGCCTGGTGCTAAATGTCCTGGCCATGTACGTCATCGTCTTCAGGACGAAGCGCTGGAAGTCCAGCACCATCTACATGTTCAACCTGACCGTGTGCGACACGCTGTACATCCTCACACTCCCCTTCCTCATCTACTACTACGCCGACGAGAACGACTGGCCCTTCAGCGAGCCCTTCTGCAAGGTCATCCGCTTCCTGTTCTACGCCAACCTGTACGGCAGCATCCTCTTCCTGTGCTGCATCAGCCTGCACCGCTTCCTGGGCGTCTGCTACCCCATGCGCTCGCTGCGCTGGGCCAGCGCCCGCCACGCCCGGCTGGTGTCCGTCGGCGTCTGGGTGACGGTGGTGGGCTTCCAGGCGCCCGTCCTCTACTTCTCGCGCACGCGCGAGTTCGGCGACGAGAAGACCTGCTACGACACCACCAGCGAGGAGCTCTTCGACGACTTCCTGGTCTACAGCTCGGTGATCTCGGTGCTGCTCTTCTGCGTGCCCTTcatggtggtgatggtgtgcTACGGGCTGATGGTCAGGAAGCTGCTGGAGCCCACGGCGGGCGGCGCCTCCTCGCTGCGCTCCAAGCAGAAGTCGGTGAAGATGATCGTCATCGTGCTGGCCGCCTTCATGCTCTGCTTCCTGCCCTTCCACCTGACCCGCAGCCTGTACTACAGCTTCCGCTACCTGGACGAGCGCATCAGCTGCGACCTCCTGGAGGCCTCCAGCATGGCCTACAAGGTCACGCGACCCCTGGCCAGCGCCAACAGCTGCCTGGACCCCATCCTTTACTTCCTGGCCGGCCAGGGGTTCCGCAGCAACCTCATGGTTACCAAGAAGAACAGACAGACTCGCAGGGCAGGCACTGTGAAATCCTCCACCACCCAGCTTTGA